One Mycolicibacterium crocinum DNA window includes the following coding sequences:
- a CDS encoding nuclear transport factor 2 family protein: MSELQDRQDVSDLLIRYATGIDRRDWDLFRMVFTPDCQLDYGEIGVWDGVEAVTEFMDVAHREAGYLMHRISNIVIDLQGDRAVTRCYVDAWIMAADNNSGVNAKGFYDDEIVRTEAGWRIARRVFTSVQVKFS; encoded by the coding sequence ATGAGTGAACTTCAAGACCGGCAGGACGTTTCGGACCTTCTCATCCGCTACGCCACCGGTATCGACCGGCGCGACTGGGACCTCTTCCGGATGGTGTTCACTCCCGATTGCCAGCTCGACTACGGCGAGATCGGGGTGTGGGACGGAGTCGAGGCGGTCACCGAGTTCATGGACGTCGCGCATCGCGAAGCCGGCTACCTCATGCATCGCATCAGCAATATCGTGATCGACCTGCAGGGCGACCGTGCTGTCACCCGCTGTTACGTCGACGCGTGGATCATGGCTGCCGACAACAACTCCGGGGTGAACGCCAAGGGCTTCTACGACGACGAGATCGTCCGCACCGAGGCCGGCTGGCGGATCGCACGGCGTGTGTTCACGAGCGTGCAGGTCAAGTTCTCATGA
- a CDS encoding alcohol dehydrogenase catalytic domain-containing protein: MRAAVLRHGAVEVRETPDPVPGQGELLLRTLSTAICASDVHFMDHPQLSLDDPTGRSLYDADRDIVLGHEFVGEVIARGPGCSEQIPIGARVTSIPIRLVNGGADGARIIGQHPEAQGSFAELLVVAESIARVVDGDVSSDAAALVDAFAVGEFYVRSADVQPGEIPIVIGAGAIGLSAVAALAERVIEPIVVSDYQQDRRDLARDAFGAHVVVDPAERSPFDVWRELRSERNLWGPAVVFECVGASGLIQKLVESADMATRIYCAGGWYTGDTLDITTATRQGVTIQFGGGPMPQDWYGTLDAIAAKRLDPLPSVGRIVTLDEVPEAIDLARRSAGPPRIIVHPNGDPA; this comes from the coding sequence GTGCGGGCAGCGGTATTGCGACACGGCGCGGTCGAGGTGCGGGAGACACCGGATCCGGTCCCCGGCCAGGGGGAATTGCTTCTGCGCACACTGAGCACCGCGATCTGTGCATCTGACGTGCATTTCATGGATCACCCGCAGCTGAGCCTCGACGATCCCACGGGCCGCTCCCTGTACGACGCGGACCGCGACATCGTCCTCGGGCACGAGTTCGTCGGGGAGGTCATCGCGCGTGGGCCGGGGTGCAGCGAGCAGATCCCGATCGGCGCCCGGGTGACGTCCATTCCGATCCGTCTGGTCAACGGCGGAGCCGACGGTGCGCGCATCATCGGCCAGCACCCGGAGGCGCAGGGCAGCTTCGCCGAGCTACTCGTGGTCGCCGAGTCGATCGCCCGGGTGGTCGACGGCGACGTCTCCAGCGACGCGGCGGCTCTGGTCGACGCGTTCGCGGTGGGCGAGTTCTACGTGCGATCGGCTGATGTACAACCTGGTGAGATCCCGATCGTCATCGGTGCAGGCGCCATTGGATTGTCGGCGGTGGCGGCACTGGCCGAGCGTGTGATCGAACCGATCGTGGTGTCCGATTATCAGCAGGACCGCCGCGATCTGGCACGCGACGCCTTCGGTGCCCACGTCGTCGTCGACCCGGCGGAGCGCTCCCCGTTCGATGTGTGGCGCGAACTGCGCAGCGAGCGCAATCTGTGGGGGCCGGCCGTCGTGTTCGAATGCGTCGGCGCGAGCGGACTGATCCAGAAGCTCGTCGAATCCGCCGACATGGCCACTCGAATCTATTGTGCCGGTGGCTGGTACACCGGTGACACTCTCGACATCACCACCGCGACGCGGCAGGGGGTGACCATCCAATTCGGTGGCGGTCCCATGCCGCAGGACTGGTACGGCACGCTGGATGCGATCGCCGCCAAGCGCCTCGACCCCCTGCCGAGCGTGGGTAGGATCGTGACCCTCGACGAGGTACCCGAAGCCATCGACCTGGCCCGGCGTTCCGCTGGGCCGCCGCGAATCATCGTGCACCCGAACGGAGACCCCGCATGA
- a CDS encoding IclR family transcriptional regulator, whose protein sequence is MKGSTSAPTARVLDIVELLAKPGNEQLRFSDIVRELDLTQATAHSILKTLSDRGWVTRDPVGKAFRLGPALAVVAARTGAVRPLAHAAHKAVAQLSAELGYAASVVERVGDSLVITAFEGGDAGTQTPHGERIAYAPPFGVAFAAWDTPEEQRAWIARSGSANPELAERLERVLVRTRERGFDVDWTTQALGQMTKLVGALRDDVPAHVGAMLDQLLVECATIGLLPENDLAPRPQPIASICAPVFDDTGRVAMILAVHPFVRLPMRRVTALGTRLVEAATYLRASGL, encoded by the coding sequence ATGAAAGGGTCCACATCGGCGCCGACCGCGCGCGTTCTCGACATCGTCGAATTGCTTGCCAAGCCCGGAAACGAGCAACTGCGGTTCTCCGACATCGTGCGCGAACTCGACCTGACCCAGGCCACCGCGCACTCGATCCTCAAGACCCTCAGCGACCGGGGATGGGTGACCCGGGACCCGGTGGGCAAGGCGTTCCGCCTGGGTCCTGCACTTGCCGTCGTGGCCGCACGCACCGGCGCGGTGCGGCCGCTGGCACATGCGGCGCATAAGGCCGTCGCGCAGCTGTCCGCGGAATTGGGTTATGCGGCTTCGGTTGTCGAACGCGTCGGTGACTCCCTGGTGATCACCGCCTTCGAAGGCGGCGATGCGGGCACGCAGACCCCGCACGGGGAGCGGATCGCCTATGCCCCGCCGTTCGGGGTTGCCTTCGCGGCGTGGGATACCCCTGAGGAACAACGGGCGTGGATCGCCCGCTCCGGCTCGGCGAATCCTGAACTGGCCGAACGGTTGGAACGGGTGTTGGTGCGCACCCGCGAGCGTGGGTTCGACGTGGACTGGACCACGCAGGCCCTCGGGCAGATGACCAAACTGGTGGGCGCACTGCGTGACGATGTGCCCGCGCATGTCGGGGCGATGTTGGATCAGCTGCTGGTCGAGTGCGCGACCATCGGCCTGCTGCCCGAAAATGACTTGGCGCCAAGGCCGCAACCGATTGCGTCCATCTGCGCACCGGTCTTCGACGACACGGGCCGGGTGGCCATGATCCTGGCGGTGCACCCGTTCGTGCGGCTGCCGATGCGCCGCGTCACCGCACTGGGGACACGGCTTGTCGAGGCGGCGACTTACTTGCGCGCGAGCGGGCTGTAG
- a CDS encoding VOC family protein: MSDHEVKMIILSTDNLDESIKFYSDTLGMGVKFSDGTHFAALDGGPITLALATEIDHPIPGQVVVGIKTADVDAAAKAVEAAGGGIVKGPYDDAHERRAVVYDPKGNGLVFYSPLARK; this comes from the coding sequence ATGAGCGACCACGAAGTCAAGATGATCATCCTGTCGACCGACAATCTGGATGAGTCGATCAAGTTCTACAGTGACACCCTGGGCATGGGCGTGAAATTCAGCGACGGCACGCATTTCGCCGCGCTCGATGGCGGTCCGATCACCTTGGCGCTGGCGACCGAGATCGACCATCCGATCCCCGGACAGGTCGTCGTCGGCATCAAGACCGCCGACGTCGACGCGGCAGCCAAGGCTGTCGAGGCCGCCGGCGGCGGGATCGTGAAGGGCCCGTACGACGATGCGCACGAGCGCCGCGCCGTGGTCTACGACCCCAAGGGCAACGGGCTGGTCTTCTACAGCCCGCTCGCGCGCAAGTAA
- a CDS encoding cupin domain-containing protein codes for MSKSHDPQWENALTVVQDVHPPFIPEGADVMTVVIEYPPGSAGAPPHRHPSGPAFGYMLEGEMLFELEGQPPRVIRAGEAFWEPGGDVIHYSDANNRDDVKSRFVVTMVCVPGRPMLELVDDDELATRSHLRVPAVPATGKD; via the coding sequence ATGTCGAAAAGCCATGACCCGCAATGGGAGAACGCCTTAACCGTGGTGCAGGACGTGCACCCGCCGTTCATTCCCGAGGGTGCCGACGTGATGACCGTCGTCATCGAGTATCCGCCCGGCAGCGCCGGAGCCCCGCCGCACCGGCATCCGAGCGGCCCGGCGTTCGGTTACATGCTGGAAGGCGAGATGCTCTTTGAACTCGAGGGGCAGCCACCACGTGTCATCCGCGCGGGCGAAGCCTTCTGGGAACCCGGCGGCGACGTCATCCACTACTCGGATGCCAACAACCGCGACGACGTGAAGAGCCGTTTCGTCGTCACGATGGTGTGCGTCCCGGGTCGCCCGATGCTCGAACTCGTCGACGACGACGAGCTGGCCACCCGCAGCCATCTGCGGGTGCCAGCCGTACCGGCTACCGGAAAGGACTGA